In Vibrio diazotrophicus, the following proteins share a genomic window:
- a CDS encoding alanine/glycine:cation symporter family protein — MQSFVDFLNGIIWSPALIYLCLGAGVFYSVLTRFVQVRHFFEMWRLLLSGKSSSKGISSFQALAVSLSGRVGTGNIAGVAAAIGFGGPGAVFWMWVVAFFGAATAYAESTLAQIYKEEDNHEFRGGPAYYIEKAMGQKWYAWIFAIATIFACGVLLPGVQSNSIGNAVETAFGSGPMIDTAIGTFSFAKILTGTIVSILLAFIIFGGVKRIANFTQIVVPFMALAYVVTAFVIILLNIGEVPRIFGMIIGDAFTPMAGVGAAIGWGVKRGVYSNEAGQGTGPHAAAAASVDHPAQQGLVQAFSIYIDTLLVCSATAFMILITGAYNVHGGAEGLFLVQNIAADVAANGPAFTQMAIESALPGVGKPFVAFALFFFAFTTILAYYYIAETNVAYIRRTFKVDGLMFFLKLVIITAVFYGTVKTANLAWAMGDVGVGMMAWLNIVGIVIIFFMAKPTMAALKDYEQQQKQGVEDYLFNPVKLGIKNATYWEEKYKRRTGKAPTADSDSELEQVSGTPAEQSSN, encoded by the coding sequence ATGCAGTCATTTGTTGATTTTCTAAATGGAATTATCTGGAGCCCGGCGCTGATTTATCTGTGTCTTGGCGCAGGTGTTTTCTATTCAGTTCTAACTCGTTTCGTTCAGGTTCGTCATTTCTTCGAGATGTGGCGCCTTTTGCTTTCTGGCAAAAGTTCTTCTAAGGGCATATCTTCGTTCCAAGCACTTGCAGTTTCTCTGTCAGGTCGTGTAGGTACAGGTAACATTGCAGGCGTAGCAGCAGCAATCGGTTTTGGTGGTCCTGGTGCGGTATTCTGGATGTGGGTTGTAGCATTCTTTGGTGCCGCGACAGCCTATGCAGAATCAACTCTCGCGCAAATCTATAAAGAAGAAGATAACCATGAGTTCCGTGGTGGCCCTGCTTACTACATCGAAAAAGCAATGGGTCAAAAATGGTACGCGTGGATCTTTGCTATCGCGACTATTTTTGCTTGTGGTGTCCTACTTCCGGGTGTCCAGTCAAACAGCATTGGTAATGCCGTGGAGACTGCATTTGGTTCAGGACCAATGATTGACACTGCTATCGGTACATTCAGTTTCGCAAAAATTCTCACTGGTACGATTGTTTCAATCCTTCTTGCATTCATTATTTTCGGTGGCGTGAAACGTATCGCTAACTTCACACAAATTGTTGTGCCATTCATGGCTCTGGCTTATGTGGTAACTGCGTTCGTTATCATTCTGCTAAACATTGGTGAAGTACCAAGAATCTTCGGCATGATCATTGGAGACGCATTTACACCTATGGCTGGTGTCGGCGCTGCAATTGGTTGGGGTGTGAAACGTGGTGTTTACTCTAACGAAGCAGGTCAAGGTACTGGTCCTCACGCTGCAGCGGCAGCAAGTGTTGATCACCCAGCTCAACAAGGTCTTGTACAAGCGTTCTCTATCTACATCGATACACTATTAGTATGTTCGGCAACAGCATTTATGATCCTAATTACTGGTGCTTACAACGTACACGGTGGCGCTGAAGGTCTGTTCCTAGTTCAGAACATCGCAGCTGATGTAGCGGCGAACGGTCCTGCATTTACACAGATGGCGATTGAAAGTGCACTTCCAGGTGTTGGTAAACCATTCGTTGCATTCGCGTTGTTCTTCTTCGCATTTACAACCATTCTGGCTTACTACTATATCGCTGAAACTAACGTGGCTTACATTCGTCGTACTTTCAAAGTTGACGGCCTAATGTTCTTCCTAAAACTGGTGATCATTACAGCGGTATTCTACGGTACGGTGAAGACGGCAAACCTTGCATGGGCAATGGGTGACGTTGGTGTAGGTATGATGGCTTGGCTGAACATTGTTGGTATCGTAATTATTTTCTTCATGGCTAAACCAACAATGGCAGCGTTAAAAGACTACGAACAACAACAAAAACAAGGCGTAGAAGATTACCTGTTTAACCCTGTAAAACTTGGCATCAAGAATGCAACTTACTGGGAAGAAAAATACAAACGTAGAACAGGTAAAGCACCAACAGCTGACTCAGATTCTGAACTAGAACAAGTTTCAGGCACTCCGGCAGAACAATCTTCTAACTAA
- a CDS encoding D-amino acid dehydrogenase yields MEVIVLGSGVVGLTSAWYLSQAGHSVTVVDRQPRSAEETSFANAGQISYGYSSPWAAPGIPQKAIKWLFEKHAPLKVKPSLDPQMLQWMTQMLANCQLARYQINKSRMLAIANHSRECLQELKKHHNVEYQGRQKGTLQVFRTEKQLVSIEKDMKLLEQSGVRFELMDVASCIKQESGLTPVQDKLVGGLYLPDDETGDCYLFCQQLTELAKSQGVQFKFDTQIQSLEIEGKKIMGVQTDKGLLKADAYVVALGSFSKQMLKPLGVDVPVYPVKGYSLTLPIVNEELAPTSTVMDETYKVALTRFDDRIRVAGTAELAGFDPSIPTARKETIEMVVRDLFPQGGDFSKAEFWTGFRPMTPDGTPIIGATPIENLYTNTGHGTLGWTMACGSGQILSDIITHGDAKIDVTGLGVSRYYS; encoded by the coding sequence ATGGAAGTTATCGTTCTTGGAAGTGGTGTCGTAGGTTTAACATCAGCATGGTATTTGTCTCAGGCAGGTCATAGCGTGACTGTGGTAGACCGCCAACCACGTAGTGCTGAAGAAACCAGTTTTGCAAATGCTGGGCAAATCTCATATGGCTATTCATCTCCATGGGCAGCTCCAGGTATTCCTCAAAAAGCGATTAAATGGTTATTTGAAAAACACGCACCTTTAAAAGTTAAACCATCGCTTGATCCTCAAATGCTGCAATGGATGACGCAGATGTTGGCGAACTGCCAACTTGCACGTTACCAAATCAACAAGTCTCGCATGCTGGCCATTGCGAATCATAGCCGCGAGTGTTTGCAAGAGCTTAAGAAGCATCACAACGTAGAATATCAAGGTCGCCAGAAAGGCACACTACAAGTATTCCGTACCGAAAAGCAGCTCGTTTCTATCGAAAAAGATATGAAGCTATTAGAACAAAGTGGCGTACGTTTTGAACTGATGGATGTGGCTTCTTGTATTAAACAAGAGTCAGGCTTAACTCCAGTGCAGGATAAACTGGTTGGTGGCCTCTATTTGCCTGATGATGAAACCGGTGACTGTTACCTTTTCTGTCAGCAACTAACGGAGCTAGCGAAATCCCAAGGCGTACAATTCAAGTTCGATACTCAAATTCAATCACTAGAGATTGAAGGCAAAAAGATCATGGGTGTCCAAACGGATAAAGGCCTGTTAAAAGCGGACGCTTATGTGGTTGCTTTAGGTAGTTTTTCTAAGCAGATGTTGAAGCCTTTAGGCGTAGACGTACCTGTATACCCAGTAAAAGGTTACTCATTAACCTTACCGATTGTGAATGAAGAGCTTGCTCCTACCTCTACAGTAATGGATGAAACCTACAAAGTTGCATTAACTCGCTTTGATGACAGAATCCGCGTTGCAGGCACAGCAGAATTAGCTGGTTTTGATCCTTCAATTCCGACCGCTCGCAAAGAAACGATTGAGATGGTCGTTCGTGATTTGTTCCCACAAGGTGGCGATTTTAGTAAAGCGGAATTCTGGACCGGCTTCCGTCCGATGACTCCAGACGGTACTCCTATTATTGGTGCTACACCGATAGAGAACCTTTACACCAACACAGGTCATGGCACTTTAGGCTGGACTATGGCGTGTGGATCTGGACAAATTCTTTCAGACATCATCACTCATGGTGATGCAAAAATTGATGTGACAGGATTAGGCGTTTCTCGTTATTACAGCTAA
- a CDS encoding LysR substrate-binding domain-containing protein, giving the protein MLKSSQVSALHTFMLVAQYPSFSAAAKELHITTGAISQQLLQLESKIGFSLFERHSRGVKLTEAGETLRAVVQRSFHDIEESLHNLEQRENRKEIRLKLTPSLAFKWLLPKLEDFYHQNPDIQVQLFAEGALVDSERKDFDLAIDYGPFPYNRKNSELLMAESLLPVMSPSYLKAHPWLEDISNNKNYWDEVNLLHDAMPWAKAPRDYEWLYWASEMGVEISTLKGHFFNRTDMAMSAAEAGVGIAMARSMLLQNELETGKLISPFNPIPANAGYFLITHNPNETTATFTQWLKGQV; this is encoded by the coding sequence ATGTTAAAGAGTTCTCAAGTATCAGCGTTACACACCTTCATGTTAGTGGCTCAGTATCCAAGTTTCAGTGCAGCAGCTAAGGAATTGCACATAACGACAGGCGCAATTAGTCAGCAGTTACTCCAACTGGAATCAAAAATAGGTTTTAGTCTATTTGAACGCCATTCGCGTGGAGTGAAATTAACTGAAGCAGGAGAGACACTTAGAGCTGTTGTCCAACGCAGTTTTCACGATATCGAAGAGTCGTTACATAACTTGGAGCAACGTGAGAATCGTAAAGAGATCCGCCTTAAACTCACTCCGTCGTTGGCATTCAAATGGTTGTTACCCAAACTTGAAGATTTCTATCATCAGAATCCAGATATTCAGGTGCAGCTTTTTGCGGAAGGGGCGCTGGTGGATAGTGAAAGAAAGGACTTCGATCTCGCAATAGATTACGGCCCTTTTCCTTACAACAGGAAAAACTCAGAGCTACTTATGGCGGAATCTTTGTTACCTGTAATGAGTCCGTCCTATTTAAAAGCTCACCCATGGCTTGAAGATATTAGTAACAATAAAAACTATTGGGATGAGGTGAACCTACTTCATGACGCAATGCCATGGGCAAAAGCACCAAGAGATTATGAATGGCTTTATTGGGCGTCCGAAATGGGCGTTGAGATTTCGACTCTCAAAGGGCACTTCTTTAACCGCACCGATATGGCGATGTCCGCTGCTGAAGCAGGGGTAGGGATTGCCATGGCTCGCTCAATGCTACTGCAAAATGAACTGGAAACAGGCAAGCTTATTTCACCATTCAACCCCATACCCGCAAACGCAGGGTACTTTTTGATCACCCATAACCCAAATGAAACCACTGCGACTTTTACGCAGTGGCTTAAGGGGCAAGTTTAA
- a CDS encoding sensor domain-containing diguanylate cyclase, with protein MPTERKFPPSKLSNLEKGQEIKLPVEFIQELSSALSLQEVLDSVSQWIHKLFDAERASITLQSGNDFLKLYSISGNKAIPLDYDVPIANTFVGRVFSKRTLTVCDDLEQSHELDCQLLSQYGLKTCMDAPLISGDICLGTLNVAHNQTNYYTELHALKLQCLANWIALNIRLHLQVKELKHLASTDHLTGAPNRRAFTAKIVQSIREFHDQDKLFFIGLMDIDHFKALNDRYGHNAGDHVLRQVVKITEDIVNHLGHISRIGGEEFAIILYQTSEQEAVKLFRAIKDALANTVIKYDDDEIFFTVSIGVTHIARGDDTPESLLRRSDKALYEAKSMGRNRVNTFTTAHLSN; from the coding sequence ATGCCTACTGAAAGAAAGTTTCCTCCTTCTAAGCTATCGAATCTTGAAAAAGGACAAGAGATCAAACTCCCTGTTGAGTTCATACAAGAGTTGTCATCAGCTCTATCGCTGCAAGAAGTACTAGATTCTGTATCTCAATGGATACATAAACTTTTTGATGCTGAAAGAGCGAGTATTACATTGCAAAGCGGTAATGACTTCTTAAAGCTGTATTCCATCAGCGGTAATAAAGCGATACCACTCGATTATGATGTTCCTATCGCTAATACGTTTGTTGGAAGAGTATTTTCCAAAAGAACGTTAACTGTATGTGATGATCTCGAACAGTCCCACGAGCTAGATTGCCAGCTATTAAGCCAATATGGCCTCAAGACTTGTATGGATGCTCCCTTGATCAGTGGTGACATCTGTTTAGGTACACTCAATGTCGCCCATAATCAAACCAACTATTACACTGAGCTCCATGCTCTTAAGTTGCAATGTTTAGCCAACTGGATAGCGTTAAATATTCGCCTTCATCTTCAAGTCAAAGAACTGAAGCATTTGGCTTCAACCGATCATCTTACCGGCGCCCCAAATCGCAGGGCATTTACCGCAAAGATAGTTCAATCAATCAGAGAGTTTCATGATCAAGATAAGTTATTCTTTATTGGATTAATGGACATCGATCATTTCAAAGCGCTTAACGATCGATATGGTCACAATGCTGGTGATCACGTATTACGACAAGTAGTAAAAATCACTGAAGATATAGTGAACCATTTAGGACATATATCTCGTATCGGCGGCGAAGAGTTTGCCATTATTCTTTACCAGACCAGCGAACAGGAAGCTGTAAAACTATTCAGAGCCATCAAAGATGCACTAGCAAATACAGTGATCAAGTATGATGATGATGAAATATTTTTCACTGTAAGCATAGGCGTTACTCATATCGCCCGAGGCGATGACACTCCTGAATCTTTGCTTAGACGCTCAGATAAAGCTTTGTATGAAGCCAAATCAATGGGAAGAAATAGAGTAAATACCTTCACCACCGCTCATTTATCAAACTAA
- the istA gene encoding IS21 family transposase — MPKKRTSMTNIKEVLRLKYECHLSTRKIASCTKVSRSTISEILTRFEQSAMSWPLPESCSDTELAQTLYRDKTISDTKVMPDFAQCFVELKRKGMSKHLLWEEYLAEYQERAYRYSQFCEHYTRWLKKQKRSMRQSHLAGDKLFIDYCGPTIPVVNPETGEIRNAQIFVATLGASNYTYVEACESQRLEHWLEAHANAFEHFGGVPALLVPDNLKSAVTKTDRYEPKLNDSYRKLAYHYRTAVMPARPYKPKDKAKAENAVLIVERWIMMRLRHRTFHTFKELNLSIRELMDSLNQRQMKQLGASRKELFDTLDKPALKPLPVQRYLYTEIKRAKVGPDYHIEYKRHYYSVPHQLVGQYVELEATSRLIQIYHQGNLISQHPASKKEHGISTYPEHMPSNHQYQKWSPERLLNWGGRIGAATQEVVNRLLMSKAHPAQANRSCLGLLNLTKKYGDARLEQACKDALMVNKPYLRFIRNLLENHREGLLSSTPESTPDIQHSNVRGPNSYH; from the coding sequence ATGCCGAAAAAGAGAACATCTATGACAAACATCAAAGAGGTATTACGCCTTAAATATGAGTGCCATCTGTCGACCAGAAAGATCGCTTCCTGCACGAAAGTAAGTCGTTCAACCATCTCAGAAATACTGACCCGTTTTGAGCAAAGCGCAATGAGTTGGCCTCTCCCTGAAAGCTGCTCTGATACTGAACTGGCTCAGACTCTCTATCGTGACAAAACAATCAGCGACACAAAGGTGATGCCGGACTTCGCCCAGTGCTTTGTCGAACTGAAACGTAAGGGCATGAGCAAACATCTGCTGTGGGAAGAGTATCTGGCTGAATATCAGGAGAGAGCTTATCGTTACAGCCAGTTCTGCGAGCATTACACTCGTTGGTTAAAGAAGCAGAAACGCAGTATGCGTCAGAGCCACCTGGCCGGTGACAAACTGTTCATCGACTACTGTGGACCAACCATCCCGGTGGTAAACCCTGAAACCGGAGAAATCCGCAACGCTCAGATCTTCGTGGCGACGTTAGGTGCGTCCAACTACACCTATGTTGAAGCCTGTGAAAGCCAGCGACTTGAGCACTGGCTGGAAGCTCATGCCAATGCCTTTGAACACTTCGGCGGCGTTCCGGCGTTGCTTGTACCTGATAACCTAAAATCCGCGGTGACCAAAACGGACCGCTACGAACCCAAGCTCAACGATAGTTACCGCAAGTTGGCGTACCATTACCGCACGGCCGTTATGCCAGCACGCCCTTATAAACCCAAAGATAAAGCCAAGGCTGAGAATGCCGTCCTTATCGTTGAGCGTTGGATCATGATGCGGCTTCGTCACCGAACCTTCCATACCTTCAAAGAGCTAAACCTCTCTATCCGGGAGTTAATGGACTCACTGAACCAAAGACAGATGAAACAACTGGGAGCCAGCCGAAAGGAGCTGTTCGATACTCTGGATAAGCCGGCACTAAAACCTCTCCCCGTACAACGTTATCTCTACACAGAAATCAAACGCGCCAAAGTGGGGCCGGATTATCACATCGAATACAAAAGGCATTATTACTCTGTTCCCCATCAGTTAGTGGGCCAATACGTTGAGCTTGAAGCCACTTCCAGGCTGATACAGATATACCATCAGGGTAATCTGATCTCTCAGCACCCAGCCAGTAAAAAAGAGCATGGGATCAGTACTTATCCGGAGCATATGCCCAGCAATCATCAATATCAAAAATGGTCACCAGAGCGGTTACTTAACTGGGGAGGCCGGATCGGCGCAGCGACACAAGAAGTGGTCAACCGATTACTCATGTCGAAAGCGCATCCTGCGCAAGCCAATCGCAGTTGCCTTGGGCTTCTCAACCTGACGAAAAAATACGGTGACGCTCGCTTAGAGCAGGCATGTAAAGATGCTCTGATGGTGAACAAACCCTATCTCAGGTTCATCAGAAACTTGCTTGAAAATCACCGGGAAGGCCTGTTGTCTTCGACTCCGGAATCCACCCCTGACATCCAACACAGCAATGTGCGCGGACCCAACAGTTATCACTAG
- the istB gene encoding IS21-like element helper ATPase IstB, with protein sequence MNTISEQLKSLRLSHAASALEQQQEQLSTYAELSFEERLSLLLESEVLGRNQAKIQRLKWQAKLRVDALPSQIIYKEGRGLKRTQMSELLTGSYLHKKQNVLITGPTGAGKTYVACALAAQACDQLYSVRYHRLSRLLDDLSSGRLDGTYQKQLLALSRKQLLILDDWGMEKLSPDHAGHLLELLEDRYQTSSTIMISQLPVKEWYNMIGNATVADALLDRLIHNSHRIELGGESMRKLAQSGQVE encoded by the coding sequence ATGAACACAATAAGCGAACAACTCAAATCACTGCGTCTGAGCCATGCCGCCTCGGCTCTGGAGCAACAACAAGAGCAGTTATCGACCTATGCAGAGCTGAGCTTCGAAGAGCGGTTAAGCCTGCTGCTTGAAAGCGAAGTGTTGGGACGAAATCAGGCCAAAATCCAACGCCTGAAGTGGCAAGCTAAACTCCGGGTCGATGCTCTGCCAAGTCAGATTATCTACAAAGAAGGACGAGGACTTAAGCGTACTCAAATGAGTGAGCTATTAACCGGGAGCTACTTGCACAAAAAACAAAACGTTCTGATCACCGGACCGACGGGAGCAGGAAAAACCTACGTTGCCTGTGCGCTTGCAGCTCAAGCTTGCGACCAGCTCTACAGTGTCCGTTATCACAGGCTCAGCCGTTTACTTGATGACCTGAGTTCAGGTCGCCTTGACGGGACTTACCAAAAGCAACTTCTGGCTCTGTCGAGAAAACAACTTCTGATCTTGGATGACTGGGGAATGGAAAAGTTGAGTCCGGATCATGCGGGTCACTTGCTGGAGCTTCTGGAGGATCGTTATCAAACCAGCAGCACCATTATGATAAGCCAGCTTCCGGTTAAAGAATGGTACAACATGATAGGCAATGCCACGGTTGCTGACGCCTTATTGGATAGGTTAATCCACAACAGTCACCGAATAGAACTCGGAGGAGAATCAATGAGAAAACTGGCGCAATCCGGACAGGTAGAGTAA